In a genomic window of Gossypium arboreum isolate Shixiya-1 chromosome 7, ASM2569848v2, whole genome shotgun sequence:
- the LOC108453287 gene encoding receptor-like protein kinase HERK 1 isoform X2, with protein MADDLASKLLSTPQRVVGNTSKSIISSAVSRLYQTARIFTGVSKYTFPISQRGRLWIRLYFSPFVYATYNMSSAKFDVSTENHVLLSSFSVGAHLVKEFSVNITTDSLAIIFTPSENSFAFINALEVVSVPDQLIPDHARTVKSSVGFQGLMWQALETVARVNMGGPMVSFKNDTLHRIWVPDQSFLIEKNLASTVSNTRAVKYFDGGSTPEIAPVSVYGSCTKMNSLGDPNSNFNVTWEFDVDPGFQHLVRFHFCDIVSTSLNQLYFNVFIDSSMVVRDLDLSAYLGNVLAAAYYMDFVTDSATMNKLRVSIGPSNLRGAYPDAILNGLEIMKLNNSDGSLTGLGTANTSGSSSKKKVGAIVGASVGVAFGLLLAGLLFMFCRKRRRVAHRRQSKTWIPFSTNGGTSHTIGSKYSKGTTASLNSNTGYHIPFLAVQEATNNFDESLVIGIGGFGKVYKGELNDGTKVAVKRGNPRSQQGLAEFQTEIEMLSQFRHRHLVSLIGYCDEKNEMILIYEYMENGTLKSHLYGSGHPSLSWKQRLEICIGAARGLHYLHTGYAKAVIHRDVKSANILLDENLMAKVADFGLSKTGPEIDQTHVSTAVKGSFGYLDPEYFRRQQLTEKSDVYSFGVVLFEVLCARPVIDPTLPREMVNLAEWAMKWQKRGQLVQIIDSNLKGKIRPDSLRKFGETAEKCLADFGVDRPSMGDVLWNLEYALQLQEAVQGDPEENSTNMIGELSPQINNFSQLDPTVSSAQFVLSSVDDLSGASMSKVFSQLVKSEGR; from the coding sequence ATGGCTGATGACTTAGCCTCTAAACTCCTTTCTACACCACAACGTGTTGTTGGGAACACTTCGAAATCAATCATCTCTTCTGCCGTTTCACGGCTCTATCAAacagctagaatctttaccggtgtTTCTAAGTATACATTTCCAATCAGCCAACGGGGGAGACTCTGGATTCGCCTTTATTTCAGTCCATTTGTTTATGCTACTTACAATATGAGTTCGGCAAAGTTCGATGTTTCCACTGAAAACCATGTCCTTCTCAGCAGTTTCAGTGTTGGAGCTCATCTTGTCAAAGAATTCTCTGTTAATATCACCACCGATAGCCTTGCCATCATATTCACTCCTTCAGAGAATTCATTTGCTTTTATAAATGCCCTGGAAGTTGTTTCAGTTCCTGATCAGCTCATTCCAGACCACGCCCGTACTGTTAAATCATCAGTGGGATTCCAAGGCTTGATGTGGCAGGCACTGGAGACGGTTGCTAGGGTGAATATGGGGGGACCTATGGTGTCCTTCAAGAACGATACCCTTCATCGAATATGGGTGCCTGATCAGAGTTTCCTTATAGAAAAGAATCTTGCATCAACTGTATCAAATACTAGAGCTGTCAAGTATTTTGATGGTGGATCAACACCAGAGATTGCTCCAGTTTCTGTTTATGGTAGCTGCACCAAGATGAACTCCTTAGGTGACCCCAATAGCAACTTCAATGTGACCTGGGAATTCGATGTGGATCCCGGTTTTCAGCATCTAGTTAGGTTTCATTTTTGTGATATTGTCAGCACTTCTCTTAACCAGCTCTATTTCAATGTTTTCATCGACTCCTCAATGGTTGTGAGGGACCTTGATCTGAGTGCTTATTTGGGTAATGTTTTGGCTGCTGCATATTATATGGATTTTGTTACAGACTCAGCTACCATGAACAAGCTTCGAGTAAGCATCGGTCCATCAAATTTACGTGGTGCTTACCCTGATGCCATACTAAATGGGCTTGAAATCATGAAATTGAACAATTCTGATGGCAGCCTTACTGGCTTGGGAACTGCCAATACTTCTGGTTCAAGTTCAAAGAAGAAAGTTGGTGCCATAGTGGGTGCCAGTGTTGGGGTGGCTTTTGGACTGCTGTTGGCAGGACTTCTATTTATGTTTTGTAGAAAAAGAAGACGTGTGGCACACCGGAGGCAATCGAAGACATGGATTCCTTTTTCAACTAATGGAGGAACTTCCCACACTATAGGGAGCAAATACTCCAAAGGAACAACTGCTAGTCTCAATTCGAATACTGGCTATCACATTCCTTTTCTGGCTGTTCAAGAAGCCACCAATAATTTTGATGAAAGTTTGGTCATTGGGATTGGCGGTTTCGGTAAGGTATACAAGGGAGAACTGAATGACGGTACAAAAGTTGCAGTTAAAAGGGGAAATCCCCGGTCCCAACAAGGACTTGCTGAGTTCCAGACTGAAATTGAGATGCTATCCCAGTTCCGTCACCGCCATTTAGTTTCTTTAATTGGTTATTGTGATGAAAAGAATGAGATGATcttgatttatgaatatatggAGAATGGTACACTCAAGAGTCATCTCTATGGTTCGGGCCATCCAAGTTTAAGTTGGAAACAAAGGCTTGAAATATGCATTGGAGCAGCTAGAGGACTCCATTACCTTCACACAGGCTATGCGAAAGCAGTTATTCATCGTGATGTGAAGTCCGCGAATATCTTACTTGATGAGAATCTCATGGCCAAGGTTGCGGATTTCGGGCTGTCAAAGACAGGACCTGAAATTGATCAGACCCATGTCAGTACAGCCGTGAAAGGAAGTTTTGGATACCTTGATCCAGAATATTTCAGAAGGCAACAACTGACAGAAAAATCTGATGTATATTCATTTGGAGTGGTTTTGTTTGAAGTTCTTTGTGCAAGACCAGTAATAGATCCTACTCTTCCAAGGGAAATGGTAAATCTAGCTGAATGGGCAATGAAATGGCAGAAAAGAGGACAGTTGGTGCAAATAATTGATTCTAATCTCAAAGGAAAGATCAGGCCTGATTCTCTTAGGAAGTTTGGAGAAACTGCCGAGAAATGCTTAGCTGATTTCGGTGTTGACAGGCCTTCCATGGGGGATGTTTTATGGAATCTGGAGTATGCTCTTCAACTTCAGGAGGCTGTTCAGGGCGATCCCGAAGAGAACAGTACGAACATGATCGGTGAACTTTCTCCACAAATTAACAATTTCAGTCAGCTTGATCCAACAGTTTCTTCTGCACAGTTTGTGTTGTCAAGTGTGGATGACCTCTCAGGTGCTTCAATGAGTAAAGTGTTCTCACAGCTGGTGAAGTCTGAAGGCAGGTGA
- the LOC108485311 gene encoding uncharacterized protein LOC108485311, translating to MAKTCISNCINDTRVPLPVRPTYVNLYKWPESDAEFVRSLSSDWRSNGGRAHPTVVDSISCRQIYLRSYTFHRNNQTETENTKCFGRSSVNKKEKAGKISPRRKNKSETVAKKKCTALRRAKEVSCAALLAMFRRLLACTSKVDVADHHGD from the coding sequence ATGGCTAAAACCTGTATCTCAAACTGCATCAATGACACCAGAGTCCCTCTCCCAGTCAGGCCAACCTACGTGAACCTCTATAAGTGGCCGGAATCTGATGCTGAGTTTGTAAGATCACTGAGCTCTGACTGGCGCAGTAATGGAGGTCGTGCACACCCCACGGTTGTTGATAGCATTTCATGCAGGCAAATATACCTGAGGAGCTACACGTTTCATAGGAACAACCAAACCGAGACTGAAAACACAAAATGTTTTGGCAGATCCTCAGTTAATAAGAAGGAAAAGGCCGGAAAGATCAGTCCTAGAAGAAAAAACAAGTCCGAAACTGTGGCCAAAAAGAAGTGTACGGCTCTCAGAAGGGCCAAAGAGGTCTCTTGTGCCGCCCTTTTGGCCATGTTTCGGAGGCTGTTGGCCTGCACATCCAAGGTTGATGTGGCTGATCATCATGGAGATTGa
- the LOC108453287 gene encoding receptor-like protein kinase HERK 1 isoform X1 — protein sequence MGCKIIELLIWVSSVLCFQCFARGFTPADNYLIDCGSLANSTVGGRVFMADDLASKLLSTPQRVVGNTSKSIISSAVSRLYQTARIFTGVSKYTFPISQRGRLWIRLYFSPFVYATYNMSSAKFDVSTENHVLLSSFSVGAHLVKEFSVNITTDSLAIIFTPSENSFAFINALEVVSVPDQLIPDHARTVKSSVGFQGLMWQALETVARVNMGGPMVSFKNDTLHRIWVPDQSFLIEKNLASTVSNTRAVKYFDGGSTPEIAPVSVYGSCTKMNSLGDPNSNFNVTWEFDVDPGFQHLVRFHFCDIVSTSLNQLYFNVFIDSSMVVRDLDLSAYLGNVLAAAYYMDFVTDSATMNKLRVSIGPSNLRGAYPDAILNGLEIMKLNNSDGSLTGLGTANTSGSSSKKKVGAIVGASVGVAFGLLLAGLLFMFCRKRRRVAHRRQSKTWIPFSTNGGTSHTIGSKYSKGTTASLNSNTGYHIPFLAVQEATNNFDESLVIGIGGFGKVYKGELNDGTKVAVKRGNPRSQQGLAEFQTEIEMLSQFRHRHLVSLIGYCDEKNEMILIYEYMENGTLKSHLYGSGHPSLSWKQRLEICIGAARGLHYLHTGYAKAVIHRDVKSANILLDENLMAKVADFGLSKTGPEIDQTHVSTAVKGSFGYLDPEYFRRQQLTEKSDVYSFGVVLFEVLCARPVIDPTLPREMVNLAEWAMKWQKRGQLVQIIDSNLKGKIRPDSLRKFGETAEKCLADFGVDRPSMGDVLWNLEYALQLQEAVQGDPEENSTNMIGELSPQINNFSQLDPTVSSAQFVLSSVDDLSGASMSKVFSQLVKSEGR from the coding sequence ATGGGTTGTAAGATAATTGAATTGCTCATCTGGGTTTCTTCAGTCTTATGTTTTCAATGCTTTGCTAGAGGGTTTACACCAGCAGACAACTACCTTATTGATTGTGGATCACTAGCTAATAGTACAGTGGGTGGTCGAGTTTTCATGGCTGATGACTTAGCCTCTAAACTCCTTTCTACACCACAACGTGTTGTTGGGAACACTTCGAAATCAATCATCTCTTCTGCCGTTTCACGGCTCTATCAAacagctagaatctttaccggtgtTTCTAAGTATACATTTCCAATCAGCCAACGGGGGAGACTCTGGATTCGCCTTTATTTCAGTCCATTTGTTTATGCTACTTACAATATGAGTTCGGCAAAGTTCGATGTTTCCACTGAAAACCATGTCCTTCTCAGCAGTTTCAGTGTTGGAGCTCATCTTGTCAAAGAATTCTCTGTTAATATCACCACCGATAGCCTTGCCATCATATTCACTCCTTCAGAGAATTCATTTGCTTTTATAAATGCCCTGGAAGTTGTTTCAGTTCCTGATCAGCTCATTCCAGACCACGCCCGTACTGTTAAATCATCAGTGGGATTCCAAGGCTTGATGTGGCAGGCACTGGAGACGGTTGCTAGGGTGAATATGGGGGGACCTATGGTGTCCTTCAAGAACGATACCCTTCATCGAATATGGGTGCCTGATCAGAGTTTCCTTATAGAAAAGAATCTTGCATCAACTGTATCAAATACTAGAGCTGTCAAGTATTTTGATGGTGGATCAACACCAGAGATTGCTCCAGTTTCTGTTTATGGTAGCTGCACCAAGATGAACTCCTTAGGTGACCCCAATAGCAACTTCAATGTGACCTGGGAATTCGATGTGGATCCCGGTTTTCAGCATCTAGTTAGGTTTCATTTTTGTGATATTGTCAGCACTTCTCTTAACCAGCTCTATTTCAATGTTTTCATCGACTCCTCAATGGTTGTGAGGGACCTTGATCTGAGTGCTTATTTGGGTAATGTTTTGGCTGCTGCATATTATATGGATTTTGTTACAGACTCAGCTACCATGAACAAGCTTCGAGTAAGCATCGGTCCATCAAATTTACGTGGTGCTTACCCTGATGCCATACTAAATGGGCTTGAAATCATGAAATTGAACAATTCTGATGGCAGCCTTACTGGCTTGGGAACTGCCAATACTTCTGGTTCAAGTTCAAAGAAGAAAGTTGGTGCCATAGTGGGTGCCAGTGTTGGGGTGGCTTTTGGACTGCTGTTGGCAGGACTTCTATTTATGTTTTGTAGAAAAAGAAGACGTGTGGCACACCGGAGGCAATCGAAGACATGGATTCCTTTTTCAACTAATGGAGGAACTTCCCACACTATAGGGAGCAAATACTCCAAAGGAACAACTGCTAGTCTCAATTCGAATACTGGCTATCACATTCCTTTTCTGGCTGTTCAAGAAGCCACCAATAATTTTGATGAAAGTTTGGTCATTGGGATTGGCGGTTTCGGTAAGGTATACAAGGGAGAACTGAATGACGGTACAAAAGTTGCAGTTAAAAGGGGAAATCCCCGGTCCCAACAAGGACTTGCTGAGTTCCAGACTGAAATTGAGATGCTATCCCAGTTCCGTCACCGCCATTTAGTTTCTTTAATTGGTTATTGTGATGAAAAGAATGAGATGATcttgatttatgaatatatggAGAATGGTACACTCAAGAGTCATCTCTATGGTTCGGGCCATCCAAGTTTAAGTTGGAAACAAAGGCTTGAAATATGCATTGGAGCAGCTAGAGGACTCCATTACCTTCACACAGGCTATGCGAAAGCAGTTATTCATCGTGATGTGAAGTCCGCGAATATCTTACTTGATGAGAATCTCATGGCCAAGGTTGCGGATTTCGGGCTGTCAAAGACAGGACCTGAAATTGATCAGACCCATGTCAGTACAGCCGTGAAAGGAAGTTTTGGATACCTTGATCCAGAATATTTCAGAAGGCAACAACTGACAGAAAAATCTGATGTATATTCATTTGGAGTGGTTTTGTTTGAAGTTCTTTGTGCAAGACCAGTAATAGATCCTACTCTTCCAAGGGAAATGGTAAATCTAGCTGAATGGGCAATGAAATGGCAGAAAAGAGGACAGTTGGTGCAAATAATTGATTCTAATCTCAAAGGAAAGATCAGGCCTGATTCTCTTAGGAAGTTTGGAGAAACTGCCGAGAAATGCTTAGCTGATTTCGGTGTTGACAGGCCTTCCATGGGGGATGTTTTATGGAATCTGGAGTATGCTCTTCAACTTCAGGAGGCTGTTCAGGGCGATCCCGAAGAGAACAGTACGAACATGATCGGTGAACTTTCTCCACAAATTAACAATTTCAGTCAGCTTGATCCAACAGTTTCTTCTGCACAGTTTGTGTTGTCAAGTGTGGATGACCTCTCAGGTGCTTCAATGAGTAAAGTGTTCTCACAGCTGGTGAAGTCTGAAGGCAGGTGA